The nucleotide sequence CTCCTTGTGTTAGGTTGTCGCGCACCACCGCAGACCATGCCATGCCTATCGCCAGGGCCGCCGTTGTAGACCTAGGAGTAGTCTTCGCGGGAAGGGGCCGTTGGTGGGACAATCCGCTAGCGCGCGTTGCCAGGATGCTTGTTTCTGGGAATGTGAGGCTTTCTTTTGGTAATCTTGGCCTTGACATTGTCAATGGTGTCAGAGGACTCCTCAATGATGATGGTCTTGccagtgaatgtcttcgcaaaaaCTCTACATCATGAGGTTAAGTCTCGATGAAGATCTGTATACCATCGCATTGTCGGGAGGCGGAGTGTGGTATGGACTCCTTCTGAATTTTGTAGTCAGCCAAGGCATGTCATCCTCAAGTTGCTTGTCAGCGCAGAGGTGCCAACCTCTTCCTTTGAGATAGATCTCTTATGTCTtagatcttgacaaagatctacaTGTCACCTTAGAAGAAGCATGGGTGAGCATTTCTCTGGATTGGTTGACGCCATCCCGCTAAGCAAGACCACCATGGCCCAGACTCGATGTGTCCGTGGGACCCTTGTCTTCACGGGCCGACACAACCATGGGAGACCCTCATGCAACGGACGGCGTGGAAGACACTCTCGCTTGCAGAGACTGCCAGGAGACGGGTACTCCACCTAATGTCCACACCGTGTGACAAGCCCAATTGGTACGACGTCATCGAAAACCATGCGCACGTGTGACATTCTATCTCTTCCCGCAGAAAAAAAAAAGACATGTCCATCTCCACCAGAGATTGCTGCTCCCACGCTGCCCATTACATAGCAGTGGCGCCAGCACCACTGCGAGTCAAACGCAACCACAGCACAAGCACAAGGCCAAAAGGTGCATACACGAGCCGATAACAAATGGAGAAGGCGACACAGGAGTCTGAGCAGGAGGCATGGCAGGGTGCGGTGGAGGCCCTCCTCCCGTCCACGCCCGCCGCCGCGGCGTGGCCCCACCTTGCCAGCTTCTGCGCGCTGCACCGGTACCTCTCCGGCGTCGACGTTTGCAAGCGCGTGGCCGGGGAGGACGGCCACCCTGGATGCGTCCGCTACGTCGCCTCCCGCGCGGCGCCTGCACCGGGAGAGGAGGACCAGGACCAGCACGAGGCGGCGCCTGCCGCGATCGCGACATGGGCCCGCGAAGAGCTGCTCGAGCTGGATGACGCCGCGCGCCGGCTGAGCTACGCCGTAGTTGGCAGCAACATGGGGTTCGGCCGCTACGTCGCCACCATGATGGTTGTCGAGGAGGAGACAGAGGCGGCGGGTTGCAAGCTCGTGTGGGAGTTCGAGTGCGAGCCTGTGCAGGGCTGGAGCAGGGACGGGCTCGTCGGCTACCTCGAGACCACCGTCAAGGGCATGGCTGCGCGGATCGTGGAGGCCGCCGCCGATTAATGAGGAGGCGTCGCTGGCTCGCTGCAGCTTGAAGGGAAGGACTAGCGTAACAAAAGCTAATAAGTAATCCATGAGATGAAACAAAGATGGAAATGGATGTATTTGCTGTAGTCTGTTGCTTGCCGCTTGTTTTTTCTATTATGATTAGCGTCAGAGTAGCTGCTCGCTTCCCAGTTTGCAATGAATAAATGTAGTAGTACGTATGAGGTCTATACATGTCTGTCCATCTCTGTGTTTAGTGTTAGTACTTAGTAGTACAAAACTACAATTCCGATAAACATAGGCTGAGTGTGGAGTGTGGACTCGACGACGGCAAGTACCAACACTACGTCGTGTTCTGCTTCTACACGCGTGCGGCGTGCCTCTTTTTCCTCACATGTATGTTTGTCACTGCCTCACTGGACACTAGTGCTCGATTCTTTCAACTCTTTGTGTAAGGTCATGTTTCATCTCATGCGAGTAGTGtacgactctctctctctctctctctctctctctctctctctctctctctctctctctctctctctctctctctcaaacattTCGTGGATGGGGAGTGGACCTTGAAAGCGAACCGATCTATTCCCTTGTCATGTGCCAGATGTGCATATGTTCCGCCAGGCCACTATCTATCCTTTGTAAGAATCCAAAACTTTCGAATCAAATGAAGTGCAGGTCCACAAAGGAGAAACGTTCAACAAGATCTGTTCCTCTACTTTCCTTAGCAACCATAGAAAACATTTGCTTTTTTTTTCTGGAGTTTAGCTTCTTGGTTGATTCCAATCGTAAGAAACACTCTGCTACTTTATGCGTGCAGAATGTTCATAATAGATTATTTCGAATTTCATATGCTAGTATTAAAACCTGAACTCCCTCTCACCGCACCTCCCCTCGGCGCACCCGACAGTGGCCCCCGGGGTCAACCGACGGCTGCGGCGGGGCCACCATAGCGCCATCCGTCCCCATCCCTCCTCCATTTTCTCCTGCGGTTTTTGTGACGAGAACAAAAATATTCATCATTtgtttttctcgaatatgcacgagtgtgcatatcatatattaaagaaggaAAGGCATAGAAAGCCTCCACTGGTCATTTACAAAGGTGTGATTCTTTACACCCGTATGTACAACTCCACCCCACGCATGCTATCTAGGCTACTCCTCCCTACTCATCCACCTAGCTAAGCCTGCAAACACAAGCTCTACATTGCCTTTGAAGAGTCCTGACATCGACCAGCTCCTACCTTCTGCCTCAATTCTCTTTATAAGTTGACCAGTTGATGGCGAAGCACCGCCGAACACAACTGTGTTTCTATGCTTCCACAACTTCCACAGCGTCAGAAGCAGTATAGCATGCAGATCCTTCTTTGCCACATTACCGACCGCTTGTTTGCCACATACCCATGACCCGAGAGCATCCTGCGTAGATGGTGCCCACTCTAGCTTTCCAAGTGCCGTACAAACCACCATCCAAATTTCTCGAGCGAAGACACATGTTAGCAACACATGGTCAATTGTTTCCTCCTCTTGATCACAAAGAGGGCATTTGTCCTGATGTGGCAGCCCCCTCCTAGCAAGCCGGTCCGACGTCCAACATCTGTTTCGTAGTGCCAGCCACGTGAAGAATTTGCATTGTGATGGAGCTCGTGATTTCCAAGTTAATTTCGCGGAGGGAATGACCTCCCTTCCCCAGAACTTCGCTACGTACGCAGATCTCACAGTGAACTGCCCCGTCGTCTCCCAAGACCAAACTAAGCTGTCCGAGACATTCTCCACTGGTTCCCAAGCCTGTACCCTCCGCCAGAGCTATAGGAACTGTTGCAGTGCCACCATACTTATGTTGGGACCGAGGCATGCTGCCCAGGACCCGTCCATTCCCACCTGGCCAAGCATGCATGTCTGCCTATCCAGCGTGGCACCATGTCATATACCGCCGGTG is from Triticum aestivum cultivar Chinese Spring chromosome 1B, IWGSC CS RefSeq v2.1, whole genome shotgun sequence and encodes:
- the LOC123089483 gene encoding uncharacterized protein, giving the protein MEKATQESEQEAWQGAVEALLPSTPAAAAWPHLASFCALHRYLSGVDVCKRVAGEDGHPGCVRYVASRAAPAPGEEDQDQHEAAPAAIATWAREELLELDDAARRLSYAVVGSNMGFGRYVATMMVVEEETEAAGCKLVWEFECEPVQGWSRDGLVGYLETTVKGMAARIVEAAAD